The Stigmatella aurantiaca DW4/3-1 genome contains the following window.
GGCCAACCCGCAGACCGACGATCAGAAGACGCTGTACGCGCTGGGCCTGTCCGTCGGCCGGAGCGTGGGCGTGTTCAACCTCACCCCGGAGGAGCTGTCCTTCGTCCAGGCCGGCCTCGCCGCCCAGGTGAAGGGCGACAAGCCCGTGGTGGACATCGAGACCTTCGGGCCGAAGATTCAGCAGCTCGCCATGGCGCGCCAGACGGCCAAGTCGGCCGGTGAGAAGGAGAAGGGCAAGACCTTCCTGGAGCAGGCCGCCAAGGAAGAGGGCGCGACGAAGACCGAGTCGGGCCTCGTCTACAAGGAGACGCAGGCGGGCACGGGCGAGTCCCCGCAGCCCACGGACATCGTCAAGGTGCACTACAAGGGCACGCTCACCGACGGCAAGGAGTTCGACAGCTCCTACAAGCGGGGCGAGCCGGCGACCTTCCCGCTCAACGGCGTCATCCGCTGCTGGACGGAGGGCGTGCAGAAGATGAAGGTGGGCGGCAAGGCCCGCCTCGTGTGCCCGTCCGACCTGGCCTACGGCGACCGCGGCGCCCCGCCGGACATCCCGGGTGGCGCGACGCTCGTGTTCGAGGTGGAACTGCTGGAGATCACCAAGGGCGGCACCCCGCCGGGTGCGCCGGGCGCGCCGCCAGCTCCTCCGGCGCCGGCCAAGCCGGACACCAAGCCCGCGGCCCCCAAGAAGTAATCCCTCCCCCCCGCGAGCCACACGAGGCCCCCGGCCGGTTCCCTCCCTGGAGACCGGCGCGGGGGCCTTGCTCATGCGGGGGAGGAGGGGCCTGTGCTGGAAGGGGATGGCCCCCGCCGCGTTTGTCTGTGGCGCGGGGCCTGCGCAGGCGTTAGGCGGGGGCTTCGGAACACGCGCCGAGGGGAGAACACACCATGGAATACCGCAAGCTGGGGCACAGTGGGCTGAAGGTGTCGAGCCTGTGCCTGGGGACGATGACGTTTGGGGAGCCGTCGGAAGGCTCGACGATGCACGGGGTGGCCTGTGACGAGAAGACCGCCTTCTCCATCATGGACCGCGCCCTGGATGCGGGCATCAACTTCTGGGACACGGCGAACGTGTATGGCAACGACGGGCTCACCGAGCGCGTGCTGGGCAACTGGTTCGCCCACTCCCAGCGCCGCGACGAGGTGGTGCTGGCCACCAAGTTCCGCTTCCGCATGGGCAAGGGGCCCAATGACACGGGGGCCTCGCGGTACCAGATCCGCTCCGCCGTGGAGCAGAGCCTGCGCCGGCTGAAGACGGACCGCATCGACTTGTACCAGGTGCACATGCAGGACATCGACACGCCCGAGGAGGAGACGCTCCGGGCGCTCGATGACTTGGTTCACCAGGGCAAGGTGCTCTACCTGGGGGCGAGCAACTACGCCGCCTACCGGCTGGTGGACAGCCTGTGGACGAGCAAGAGCCAGAACCTCTCGCGCTTCGTGGCGCTGCAGGCCCAGTACAGCCTGGTGGTGCGCGATCTGGAGCGCGAGCACACGCCGGTGTGCGAGCAGTTTGGCCTGGGCATTCTGCCGTGGTCGCCGCTGGCGGGCGGGTTCCTGTCGGGCAAGTACCGCAAGGATCAGCCGCCCCCGGACGCGGGCCGGCTCGCGAAGTTCAAGACCCAGCTCAGCCAGTTCGATACTCCGCGCCACTGGCGCATCCTGGAGGCCGTGGACGCGGTGGCCGCGGAGTTGAAGGCCAGCCCCTCGCAGGTGTCCCTGGCGTGGTTGTTGCGCAAGCGCGCGGTGACCTCCGTCATCTTCGGGGCGCGCAACCTGGCGCAGCTCGAGGACAACCTGAAGGCGGCGGAGCTGAAGCTGGACGACGCGCAGCAGAAGCGGTTGGACGACGCGAGCGCGCTGGAGCTGGGCTACCCATACGAGTTCCTCCAGCGCGTCCAGGGCCGCTGGTAGGGAGGCGCGCCGGTGCTTCGACGCGCGGGGCGGGGAGTGGCCGTGCTGGTGCTGGGCGCTTGTGCGGCGGGGCAGCCTGTCGAGGTGTCCCGGGAGCCGTCCGACATGGGGGCCATGTCCGAGCAAGAGTTCCGGGCGCTGCACCGGCCGAGGTCCGAGGCCGCGGGGCCTCACCGGGGCGAGGAACTCGTGGTGGGCGGGGCCCGTGCCTACCTGCGACTGCCCGAGGGGGCTCCCGGTCCCAGGCCCGCGGTGCTCGTCCTCCATGACGAGGGGGGGCTGAGCGAGCACTTCCTGCACTGGGCGGACCGGCTGGCCGCCGAGGGCTACGCCGCGCTCGCGGTGGACCTGTATGGCACCCAGGAGTCCACCGCGCCCGATGGAACGGTGACGGTGGTGAAGATGCTGGATGTGGAGCGGGCCCGGAAGGTGCTCCAGGCGGCGCATGCGTTCCTGGTGACGGACGCGCGGGTGCGGGCGCCGCGCACGGCGGTCATGGGCTGGGGGCTCGGGGGAAGCTGGGCGCTCCGCTTGGGCATGGCGGAGCCCGCGCTGGACGCGGTGGTGACGTACTCCGGCCTGGTGGAGGCGGATCCGGAGGCGCTCGCGGGCCTCCGGGCGCCGCTGCTGGTGCTGCTGGGCACGAAGGACGCCACGCTTCCCGCCGAAGAGCAGGAGGCGTTCGTGCAGGCGTTGGATGACGCCCAGGGGCTGCACCGGGTGCTGCGCTACGAGGCGGAGCACGCGTTCGAGAACCCCGCGAGCGGCCAGTACGATGCGCACGCGGCCGCCGCGGCGTGGCAGGCCGTGGAGTTCTTCCTGGAGCGCCACCTGAAGCGATGAGCCTTGGGAGGAGCAGGGCCGATGTGCGCCAACATGGACGGTTGTCCTGTTCCCTCCGCCCTATTTGTTGCTGGCTGAGCACGTGGAGGTTTCTCCACCGCACACCCCCTGCCTTTCGAGCCCCAGCGTAAAGCCATCCCCTTGGATGGTCCGTGAATCCCTCTAGGCTTTCAGGGCAGTGCCCAAGGGGGGGAATTCCATGAACGTGGTCAAAGAGTGGACGGTGGGGACCCATCACTTCCGGAGGGAGGAGCCGGATCTGCTGTGGTGCACCTACAAAGGACCGACGCGCGCTTCGGACATCGAGCGGTTCGTCTCCATCGCGCGGGAAATGGCCGCCAATGACCGGGTCTTCGTCGTCTCGGACATCCGCCTGTCCACCATCGAGAAGGACGCCCGGGAACTGCTCTCGCAGAGCCTTCGTCCCGAGTGGCTCCAGGGGCTGGTGTACGTGGGCGCGGACGCGCTTCAGAAGGCCATCGTCAAGGCGATGATGATCGCGCTCTACTTCACGGGGAAGTGCAAGGTGGACATCGAATTCGCCCGGAGCGAGGAGGAGGCGCGCGACATCATCTCGCGCATTCGCCAGACCCAGAGCCACCCGCCGGACCTCTCCGCCAGCGCATCCTCGGGCCAAGCGAAGAACCCGTGAACCCCAACCCGCGCCCGCGCGTGTGCCGCGCGCGGGTCCAGGGTAGGGTGCGTTTCCATGGCACGTCTGTTCCTCTCTCAAGACAAAGTGTCCCCTGCCGTCCAGGAGTTCGTCGGCCAGTTCCACCGCTCCGTTGTCGAGACCGTGGCCGGCACGGTGGCGCGCGAGCACATCGTGGTGGTGGGCATGGCGCAGAACCCGTTCGTGAGGCGGGCGCGCAAGCTGCTGGACGAGGAGAAGCTGAAGTTCACCTACCTGGAGTACGGCAGCTACTTCTCGATGTGGAAGGAGCGTCTGGCACTGAAGATGTGGGCGGGCTTCCCCACGTTCCCGATGGTGTTCATCGATGGGACGTTGGTGGGCGGGTTCACCGACCTGAAGGCGCTGAAGGAGCGGGGGCAGCTCCGGTAGCGCCTGCCGGCGTCAGGCGTCAGTAGGGCCGCTGGCCCACGAAGTTGCCCGGGGGCGAGTAGTTGCACACCCAGAAGTTCCAGCGGGTAAAGCCCGAGAAGGGCGAGTTCTCGGTGCATTCCTTGAGCGCGCAGCCCACCTGGGTGGTGTTCCTCCAAACGATCTGCGTGTAGTGGCCGCACGCCTTGCCCGGGTTGCACGTGTTCCGGGCGTAATCGAAGTCCGAGGCTTCGGCGGCCCAGTTGCGCACCACGCCCAGGGTGTTCAATCCGCCCGGCGTGGCGGCGGCGATGTTCTCCCCGAGGTTGCCCCGGTTGGGGTTGTGCGCGAAGCGGCACCCGTTCGCCCACGTCTGGGCGGTGCTGGCCGCTGCCTCGGACCAGGTGAGCACCGGCAGGGCCGGGCTGGGCGTGGGGTTGGCGAGAGCCCGGACCCGGTTGTGTTCGGTGAGCATGTCGCGTGCGAACTCGCTCGTTCCGTCCGGCGCGCCCCCATCGGGCGAGGTGCCTCCATCGGGCGAGATGCCTCCATCGGGTGTTCCGGAATCGTCTCCGGAATCACACCCCCCGGCCCCCAGGGCAAAGCAGAGGGCAAGCAGGAGGGAGGAGAAAAAAGGCCTCGGGACACCTGGGACAAAACGCATGCAAGGGCAGTATGGCGCAGTCCAGGCCTGCCTGCCTCCCCCGGAAACGGGCGTGTGCAGCCCCCCTGGGCCGGGTACATCCTTCCAGGGCAGGCCGAGAACCACGCCATGACCCAGACGCGCGCCGAGCCCGATGATGACTTCCTGCTCCTGGTGGCTGTGCTTCCCTCCTCCTTGCAAGCCGCGGTGCGGGGGCTGACGCCCGCCGAAGTGCTGGAAGTGGTGATGGACCTGGGCCGTCCTCCCGAGGCCCGGCTCGTCCACGGTTCCGTGCGCCTGACCGAGGCGCTCATCGTGCAAGCGGATCTGGAGCACGTGCTGGCCCAGGTGGGACCGCCGGGCGAGGACAACCGGGCTGGCATCGAGCGCACGCTCCACCGGGTCTCGGCCATCCGCAACCGCAAGGGGCGCGTGGTGGGGCTCACGCTGCGGGTGGGCCGGGCGGTGTTCGGCACCATCGACATGCTGAAGGACCTCATTGGCACGGGGCGCAACGTGCTGCTCCTGGGCCGGCCTGGCGTGGGCAAGACGACGAAGCTGCGCGAGGTGGCGCGGGTGCTCGCCGATGACCTGCGCAAGCGGGTGATGGTGGTGGACACCTCCAACGAGATTGGCGGGGACGGGGACATTCCCCACCCGGGCATCGGCGGGGCGCGCCGCATGCAGGTGTCCCGGCCGGACCGGCAGCACGACGTGATGATCGAGGCGGTGGAGAACCATATGCCCGAGGCCATCATCGTCGACGAGATTGGCACCTCGGCGGAGGCGGCGGCGGCGCGGACCATCGCCGAGCGCGGGGTGCAACTCGTGGCGACGGCCCACGGCAACACGCTGGAGAACCTGGTGCTCAACCCCACCCTGTCGGACCTCGTGGGTGGGGTGCACACGGTGACGCTGAGCGACGAGGAGGCGCGCCGCCGCAACACCCAGAAGACGGTGAGCGAGCGCAAGGCCCCGCCCACCTTCGACCTGGTGGTGCAGATGGTGGGCCGGGACGAGGTGCTCGTGCACCGCGACACGGCGGAGGCGGTGGACCGGCTGCTCGCCGGACAGGAGGTGGGAGGGGAGCGCCGGCTGTTGCACGAGGGCGAGGTGCGCGTGGAGCCGGTGCCCCAGGCCGTGGCGCCGCTGCCCGCGCCCCGCTCCAAGGCCGCCCCTCCGGCACCCGCCCCTGCCCAGGGGCCCCCTCGCCTCTACCCCCACGCGGTGAGCCGGGACTTGCTGGACCGGGTGCTGCGCGAGCTGAAGGTGGAGGCGCGGGTGGTGGGACGGCTGGAGTCCGCGGACATCGTCCTGACGGTGCGCTCCCGGGCGAATGATCCCAAGATGCGGCGGGTGGTGGAGCGCACCGGGGCGCGCGTGGAGGTGGTGAAGCGCAGCAGCTCGGCGGAACTGCGGCGGGTGCTGCGCGGGGCCTTTCTGCTGGCCGAAGGAG
Protein-coding sequences here:
- a CDS encoding dienelactone hydrolase family protein, producing MLRRAGRGVAVLVLGACAAGQPVEVSREPSDMGAMSEQEFRALHRPRSEAAGPHRGEELVVGGARAYLRLPEGAPGPRPAVLVLHDEGGLSEHFLHWADRLAAEGYAALAVDLYGTQESTAPDGTVTVVKMLDVERARKVLQAAHAFLVTDARVRAPRTAVMGWGLGGSWALRLGMAEPALDAVVTYSGLVEADPEALAGLRAPLLVLLGTKDATLPAEEQEAFVQALDDAQGLHRVLRYEAEHAFENPASGQYDAHAAAAAWQAVEFFLERHLKR
- a CDS encoding FKBP-type peptidyl-prolyl cis-trans isomerase — translated: MRKMWAVAALSLIVTGCQKQEAKGAETAATATGTSAGANPQTDDQKTLYALGLSVGRSVGVFNLTPEELSFVQAGLAAQVKGDKPVVDIETFGPKIQQLAMARQTAKSAGEKEKGKTFLEQAAKEEGATKTESGLVYKETQAGTGESPQPTDIVKVHYKGTLTDGKEFDSSYKRGEPATFPLNGVIRCWTEGVQKMKVGGKARLVCPSDLAYGDRGAPPDIPGGATLVFEVELLEITKGGTPPGAPGAPPAPPAPAKPDTKPAAPKK
- a CDS encoding CAP domain-containing protein produces the protein MLTEHNRVRALANPTPSPALPVLTWSEAAASTAQTWANGCRFAHNPNRGNLGENIAAATPGGLNTLGVVRNWAAEASDFDYARNTCNPGKACGHYTQIVWRNTTQVGCALKECTENSPFSGFTRWNFWVCNYSPPGNFVGQRPY
- a CDS encoding aldo/keto reductase encodes the protein MEYRKLGHSGLKVSSLCLGTMTFGEPSEGSTMHGVACDEKTAFSIMDRALDAGINFWDTANVYGNDGLTERVLGNWFAHSQRRDEVVLATKFRFRMGKGPNDTGASRYQIRSAVEQSLRRLKTDRIDLYQVHMQDIDTPEEETLRALDDLVHQGKVLYLGASNYAAYRLVDSLWTSKSQNLSRFVALQAQYSLVVRDLEREHTPVCEQFGLGILPWSPLAGGFLSGKYRKDQPPPDAGRLAKFKTQLSQFDTPRHWRILEAVDAVAAELKASPSQVSLAWLLRKRAVTSVIFGARNLAQLEDNLKAAELKLDDAQQKRLDDASALELGYPYEFLQRVQGRW
- a CDS encoding glutaredoxin produces the protein MARLFLSQDKVSPAVQEFVGQFHRSVVETVAGTVAREHIVVVGMAQNPFVRRARKLLDEEKLKFTYLEYGSYFSMWKERLALKMWAGFPTFPMVFIDGTLVGGFTDLKALKERGQLR
- a CDS encoding R3H domain-containing nucleic acid-binding protein is translated as MQPPWAGYILPGQAENHAMTQTRAEPDDDFLLLVAVLPSSLQAAVRGLTPAEVLEVVMDLGRPPEARLVHGSVRLTEALIVQADLEHVLAQVGPPGEDNRAGIERTLHRVSAIRNRKGRVVGLTLRVGRAVFGTIDMLKDLIGTGRNVLLLGRPGVGKTTKLREVARVLADDLRKRVMVVDTSNEIGGDGDIPHPGIGGARRMQVSRPDRQHDVMIEAVENHMPEAIIVDEIGTSAEAAAARTIAERGVQLVATAHGNTLENLVLNPTLSDLVGGVHTVTLSDEEARRRNTQKTVSERKAPPTFDLVVQMVGRDEVLVHRDTAEAVDRLLAGQEVGGERRLLHEGEVRVEPVPQAVAPLPAPRSKAAPPAPAPAQGPPRLYPHAVSRDLLDRVLRELKVEARVVGRLESADIVLTVRSRANDPKMRRVVERTGARVEVVKRSSSAELRRVLRGAFLLAEGVDEELLREAVAEAEHAIQRVLNEGVSVPLAPRPPRLRKLQHRLVSRYPLETVSLGSEPLRHLVIYPLGAEVEAAARESDAEGTA